One stretch of Deltaproteobacteria bacterium DNA includes these proteins:
- the hisIE gene encoding bifunctional phosphoribosyl-AMP cyclohydrolase/phosphoribosyl-ATP diphosphatase HisIE: MDEFVKIIKFDDNGLVPAIAQDYQTNEVLMLAYMNAEALIKTLLTGKIHYFSRSRQSLWLKGETSGHYQFLKGIFYDCDNDTILLKIEQVGVACHTGHRSCFFSELSHENIIEVKDTIPAGANIIDAVYSVILQRKTNPPPKSYVHSLMNAGVDAINKKITEEAIEVIEAGKEKQDNDVILESSDLLFHLLVLLGYRNIPIQKVYEELKKRFGISGIEEKESRKKNSK; the protein is encoded by the coding sequence ATAGATGAATTTGTTAAAATAATAAAATTTGATGATAACGGTCTTGTCCCTGCCATTGCACAGGATTATCAAACAAATGAAGTCTTGATGCTTGCATACATGAATGCAGAGGCGCTGATAAAAACGCTATTAACAGGCAAGATTCATTATTTCTCCCGTTCAAGACAGTCATTATGGTTAAAAGGAGAAACATCAGGACATTATCAATTTCTTAAAGGAATTTTTTATGATTGTGATAATGATACAATACTTTTAAAGATTGAACAGGTCGGTGTTGCATGCCACACCGGGCACAGGAGCTGTTTTTTCTCAGAGTTAAGCCATGAGAATATTATAGAAGTAAAAGATACAATACCCGCCGGTGCAAACATAATTGATGCAGTTTATAGTGTGATATTACAGAGGAAAACCAATCCGCCCCCAAAATCTTACGTCCATTCTTTAATGAACGCAGGTGTTGATGCAATCAATAAAAAGATTACAGAAGAGGCTATAGAAGTTATTGAGGCTGGTAAAGAAAAACAGGATAACGACGTGATCTTGGAATCATCGGACCTGCTCTTTCATCTGCTTGTATTGCTGGGTTACAGGAATATCCCTATTCAAAAGGTGTATGAAGAGCTTAAGAAGCGATTCGGCATCTCAGGGATAGAAGAAAAAGAATCAAGAAAGAAAAACAGCAAGTGA